The Corynebacterium vitaeruminis DSM 20294 genome window below encodes:
- the dnaB gene encoding replicative DNA helicase: protein MTTGVEGASFDDDFVPPPLDEEPDFRPSDRNFQRRENNRTPFGEFRQPPHDNEAEQGVLGAMLLSPSTVVDIIEVLSPEDFYRPAHQLIYQAIIDLFSDNKEIDPVIVAARLDRNNDLERAGGAPYLHTLISSVPTAANARYYAEIVAEKGLLRKLVDAGTRVVQLGYEGTEGAEIDAVIDMAQQQVFDIAKKNKTEDYSVLMDILQPTMDELDEITTNGGLAMGIPTGFIDLDNLTNGLHGGQMIIVAARPGVGKSTLALDFVRSCSIKHNKTAVIFSLEMSKSEIVMRLLSAETEVKLSDMRSGRLDDAAWAKLATRVGQIENAPLFIDDSANLTMMEIRSKARQLKQKHDLQLIVLDYLQLMSSGKRVESRQQEVSEFSRQLKLLAKELDVPLVAISQLNRGPESRTDKRPQIADLRESGSLEQDADMVMLLYRPDSQDKDNERAGEADIILAKHRGGPIDTVQVAHQLHYSRFVDMARG, encoded by the coding sequence ATGACAACTGGGGTTGAGGGCGCAAGCTTCGACGACGATTTCGTCCCGCCGCCGCTCGACGAGGAACCGGATTTCCGCCCGTCAGACCGCAATTTCCAGCGCCGGGAGAACAACCGCACCCCCTTCGGAGAATTCCGCCAGCCGCCGCACGACAACGAGGCCGAGCAGGGCGTGCTCGGCGCCATGCTGCTGAGTCCCTCCACGGTCGTCGACATCATCGAGGTGCTCTCGCCGGAGGACTTCTACCGTCCCGCCCACCAGCTCATCTACCAGGCGATCATCGACCTGTTCTCCGACAACAAGGAGATCGACCCGGTCATCGTCGCGGCCCGCCTCGACCGCAACAACGACCTCGAGCGTGCGGGCGGAGCCCCCTACCTGCACACGCTCATCTCGTCGGTGCCCACGGCCGCGAACGCGCGGTACTACGCGGAGATCGTCGCCGAGAAGGGGCTGCTCCGGAAGCTCGTCGACGCCGGCACCCGCGTCGTGCAGCTCGGATACGAGGGCACCGAGGGCGCGGAGATCGACGCGGTCATCGACATGGCCCAGCAGCAGGTCTTCGACATCGCCAAGAAGAACAAGACCGAGGACTACTCGGTGCTCATGGACATCCTGCAGCCCACCATGGACGAGCTCGACGAGATCACCACCAACGGTGGCCTCGCCATGGGCATCCCCACGGGCTTCATCGACCTCGATAACCTCACCAACGGCCTGCACGGCGGCCAGATGATCATCGTCGCGGCCCGCCCCGGCGTGGGCAAGTCGACACTTGCCCTCGACTTCGTGCGCTCGTGCTCCATCAAGCACAACAAGACGGCCGTCATCTTCTCCCTGGAAATGTCGAAGTCGGAGATCGTCATGCGCCTGCTGTCCGCGGAGACCGAGGTCAAGCTCTCCGACATGCGCTCCGGCCGCCTCGACGACGCGGCGTGGGCGAAGCTCGCCACCCGCGTCGGGCAGATCGAGAACGCGCCGCTGTTCATCGACGACTCCGCGAACCTCACCATGATGGAGATCCGCTCCAAGGCCCGACAGCTCAAGCAGAAGCACGACCTGCAACTCATCGTGCTCGACTACCTCCAGCTCATGAGCTCGGGCAAGCGTGTCGAGTCCCGCCAGCAGGAGGTCTCCGAGTTCTCTCGCCAGCTCAAGCTGCTGGCCAAGGAGCTCGACGTGCCGCTGGTGGCGATCTCGCAGCTCAACCGTGGCCCGGAGTCGCGCACCGACAAGCGCCCGCAGATCGCCGACCTGCGCGAGTCCGGCTCGCTCGAGCAGGACGCCGACATGGTCATGCTGCTCTACCGCCCCGATTCACAGGACAAGGACAACGAGCGCGCTGGCGAGGCCGACATCATCCTGGCCAAGCACCGCGGCGGCCCCATCGACACCGTCCAGGTCGCCCACCAGCTGCACTACTCGCGCTTCGTGGACATGGCGCGCGGCTAG
- a CDS encoding MFS transporter: MNNEGAARTRNFRLDHMPVTAKHKRMLVGSGLGWALDAMDVGLISFIMAALAAQWGLTATDTSWLASIGFMGMALGATFGGLLADRFGRRHVFAVTLLIYGLATGASTLSTGLAMLIVFRFVVGLGLGAELPVASTLISEFAPLRVRGRMVVALEAFWALGWIAAAAIGAFVVSASANGWRWALALGCVPAVYALYVRLGLPESVRFLESKGRHDEAEQVVRGFEAEVPAGELAALRSEAPAEKPDEAAGTSIWAPALRARTAALWTVWFCINLSYYGAFIWIPSLLVHDGFSLVKSFQYTLIITLAQLPGYAAAAWLIERWGRRVTLGVFLVGSAVAAGLYGFAGTTSTIIAAGCLLSFFNLGAWGALYAIGPELYPTAVRGAGTGAAAGFGRIASIIAPLIVPPIVAAAGTNALFALFGAAFAIAAVAAFTLPEQKGKALA; encoded by the coding sequence ATGAATAACGAAGGCGCCGCACGCACCCGCAATTTCCGGCTCGACCACATGCCCGTGACCGCCAAGCACAAGCGCATGCTGGTGGGCTCCGGCCTCGGCTGGGCGCTCGACGCCATGGACGTCGGGCTCATCTCCTTCATCATGGCGGCCCTTGCCGCCCAGTGGGGACTTACAGCCACCGACACGTCGTGGCTCGCGTCGATCGGCTTCATGGGCATGGCGCTCGGCGCCACGTTCGGCGGCCTGCTCGCCGACCGCTTCGGGCGCCGCCACGTCTTCGCCGTCACGCTGCTCATCTACGGCCTAGCGACGGGTGCGTCCACCCTGTCGACGGGACTTGCGATGCTCATCGTCTTCCGCTTTGTGGTGGGTCTGGGCCTCGGCGCCGAGCTCCCCGTTGCGTCGACGCTCATCTCTGAGTTCGCGCCCCTGCGGGTGCGCGGCCGGATGGTCGTCGCGCTCGAGGCGTTCTGGGCCCTAGGCTGGATCGCCGCCGCCGCGATCGGGGCCTTCGTGGTCTCTGCCAGCGCCAACGGCTGGCGCTGGGCGCTAGCCCTCGGCTGCGTCCCCGCGGTCTACGCCCTCTACGTCCGCCTGGGCCTTCCGGAGTCCGTGAGATTCCTCGAGTCGAAGGGCCGCCACGACGAGGCGGAGCAGGTGGTGCGGGGATTCGAGGCCGAGGTTCCGGCGGGCGAGCTTGCCGCGCTGCGTTCGGAGGCGCCCGCGGAAAAGCCCGACGAGGCGGCGGGCACCTCGATCTGGGCGCCCGCGCTCCGCGCCCGCACCGCTGCGCTGTGGACGGTGTGGTTCTGCATCAACCTGAGCTACTACGGCGCCTTCATCTGGATCCCCTCGCTGCTGGTCCACGACGGGTTCAGCTTGGTGAAGTCCTTCCAGTACACGCTCATCATCACGCTCGCGCAGCTGCCGGGCTACGCGGCCGCCGCATGGCTCATCGAGCGGTGGGGGCGCCGGGTTACCCTCGGGGTGTTCCTCGTCGGCTCCGCCGTCGCCGCTGGCCTCTACGGCTTCGCCGGAACCACCTCCACGATCATCGCGGCGGGCTGCCTGCTGAGCTTCTTCAACCTTGGCGCCTGGGGGGCCTTGTACGCCATCGGGCCGGAGCTCTACCCCACCGCGGTGCGCGGCGCGGGCACGGGTGCCGCCGCGGGGTTCGGGCGTATCGCCTCCATCATCGCCCCACTCATCGTCCCGCCGATCGTTGCCGCGGCGGGAACGAACGCGCTGTTTGCGCTGTTCGGGGCGGCATTCGCCATCGCCGCCGTCGCCGCGTTCACGCTGCCGGAGCAAAAGGGCAAGGCGCTGGCCTAG
- a CDS encoding HNH endonuclease — protein sequence MDPIDAFAAAFTYPVALLRAVTGANVASLTARGIPATYARELTDLAPIYTRGHLAAALEENGHGLATIQIIEKLARRLPTGARHTFRLTLARMVGDVDHIHAAGRALLPATPPPKTGARITRRKNHVWSVTFTGPAATIAQLYDPFKHTRDPATALRDTITRGGVRTVLRPLVVIPLHHTTKVLDGTKDETTFCCSDGVIRTSTHIANMELDETWGFALTHPVAGPVDLVRTQRFANTKQRILATVDNPTCAWDGCTTPADECQIHHLVAWHHGGHTTSSNLATCCAYHNGVNDDNPNAPPRYGHLTRHNGKVTRVYH from the coding sequence ATGGATCCGATCGACGCGTTCGCCGCCGCCTTCACCTACCCCGTCGCCCTCCTGCGCGCCGTGACAGGTGCCAACGTCGCCAGCCTGACAGCCCGCGGAATACCAGCCACCTACGCCCGCGAACTCACAGACCTCGCCCCCATCTACACCCGCGGCCACCTCGCGGCCGCCCTCGAAGAAAACGGGCACGGCCTAGCCACCATCCAGATCATCGAAAAACTCGCCCGCCGCCTCCCCACCGGCGCACGCCACACCTTCCGGCTCACCCTTGCCCGCATGGTAGGCGACGTCGACCACATTCACGCAGCAGGCCGCGCCCTACTACCAGCCACCCCACCACCGAAAACCGGGGCTAGAATCACCAGACGCAAAAACCACGTCTGGTCCGTAACATTCACCGGACCCGCAGCCACCATCGCGCAACTCTACGACCCGTTCAAACACACCCGCGACCCCGCAACCGCCCTCCGCGACACCATCACCCGTGGTGGGGTTCGCACCGTGCTGCGCCCCCTCGTCGTCATCCCCCTTCACCACACAACGAAAGTGCTAGACGGCACCAAAGACGAAACCACCTTCTGCTGCAGCGACGGGGTCATCCGCACCAGCACCCACATAGCCAACATGGAGTTGGACGAAACCTGGGGGTTTGCACTCACCCACCCCGTAGCTGGCCCCGTCGACCTCGTACGCACCCAGCGGTTTGCCAACACCAAGCAACGCATCCTCGCCACCGTGGACAATCCCACCTGCGCCTGGGACGGATGCACCACCCCCGCCGACGAATGCCAAATCCACCACCTCGTTGCCTGGCACCACGGCGGACACACCACAAGCAGCAACCTAGCCACCTGCTGCGCCTACCACAACGGTGTCAACGACGATAACCCCAACGCCCCACCACGCTACGGGCACCTGACCAGACACAACGGAAAAGTCACCCGCGTCTACCACTAA
- a CDS encoding single-stranded DNA-binding protein, whose translation MAQGDVNITVVGNIVADPELRFTPAGAAVANFRVASTPRRYDSQTNQWVDGEAMFISCNIWRQAAENVAESLTKGTRVIVTGRLKQRSYETREGERRSVMEIDVDEVGPSLRYATAQINRNPREGGGSYGNSGGGFGGGSQGGFGGGNQGGFNQSNSGGFQGQPSSSQQTHRAAPENDPWSSAPPAGGFGGADDEPPF comes from the coding sequence ATGGCACAGGGAGACGTCAACATCACTGTTGTCGGCAACATTGTCGCCGACCCAGAGCTTCGCTTCACCCCGGCGGGTGCGGCGGTGGCCAATTTCCGCGTCGCCTCTACCCCGCGTCGCTACGACAGCCAGACGAACCAGTGGGTGGACGGCGAGGCCATGTTCATCAGCTGCAACATCTGGCGCCAGGCCGCCGAGAACGTGGCGGAGTCCCTCACGAAGGGCACCCGCGTGATCGTCACCGGCCGCCTCAAGCAGCGTTCCTACGAGACCCGCGAGGGCGAGCGACGCAGCGTCATGGAGATCGACGTCGACGAGGTCGGCCCGTCCCTGCGCTACGCGACCGCTCAGATCAACCGCAATCCTCGTGAAGGCGGCGGCTCTTACGGCAACAGCGGTGGTGGCTTCGGCGGCGGTTCCCAGGGCGGCTTCGGCGGAGGAAACCAGGGTGGCTTTAACCAGAGCAACTCCGGCGGATTCCAGGGTCAGCCGAGCTCATCGCAGCAGACCCACCGAGCAGCGCCCGAGAACGACCCGTGGAGCAGCGCACCACCGGCAGGCGGATTTGGCGGTGCCGATGACGAGCCGCCGTTCTAA
- a CDS encoding universal stress protein: MTAEDIVVVAVDGSSASKNAVRWAANTALKRGIPLRLAAAYTMPQFLYAEGMVPPQELFDELQNETMEKIEEARTIAHEVAPDIKIGYTIAEGSPIDMLLEMSDNVTMLVMGSRGLGGLSGMVMGSVSGAVVSHAHCPVVVVREDNHVTDENKYGPVVVGVDGSDISQRATEFAFAEAKARGAKVVAVHTWMDMQVQASLAGLAAAQQEWTVIEKEQTDLLHERLAPLLEQYPDVEVEMVITRDRPIRALVDNSQGAQLLVVGSHGRGGFRGMLLGSTSRALLQSAPCPMVVVRPKSDK, translated from the coding sequence ATGACTGCTGAAGACATTGTTGTTGTTGCCGTCGATGGGTCCAGCGCCTCCAAGAATGCTGTGCGCTGGGCGGCCAACACCGCTTTGAAGCGCGGCATCCCGCTTCGCTTGGCGGCGGCGTACACGATGCCCCAGTTCCTTTACGCAGAGGGAATGGTTCCTCCCCAGGAGCTCTTCGATGAGCTGCAGAACGAGACCATGGAGAAGATCGAGGAGGCGCGTACCATCGCGCACGAGGTCGCCCCGGACATCAAGATCGGCTACACCATCGCCGAGGGTTCCCCGATCGACATGCTGCTCGAGATGAGCGACAACGTGACCATGCTGGTCATGGGCTCGCGCGGTCTGGGCGGTCTGTCCGGCATGGTGATGGGCTCGGTCTCGGGCGCGGTTGTCAGCCACGCGCACTGCCCAGTCGTCGTGGTCCGCGAGGACAACCACGTCACCGATGAGAACAAGTACGGTCCCGTAGTCGTCGGCGTGGACGGCTCGGACATCTCCCAGCGCGCGACGGAGTTCGCCTTTGCTGAGGCCAAGGCTCGCGGCGCCAAGGTCGTGGCAGTGCACACCTGGATGGACATGCAGGTTCAGGCCTCCCTCGCCGGCCTCGCCGCCGCGCAGCAGGAGTGGACCGTGATCGAGAAGGAGCAGACCGACCTGCTCCACGAGCGCCTCGCCCCGCTGCTCGAGCAGTACCCAGACGTCGAGGTCGAGATGGTGATCACCCGCGATCGGCCGATCCGCGCGCTGGTTGACAACTCCCAAGGCGCGCAGCTGCTGGTCGTTGGCTCGCACGGCCGTGGCGGTTTCCGCGGCATGCTGCTCGGCTCCACCTCTCGCGCTCTGCTGCAGTCCGCGCCGTGCCCGATGGTGGTCGTTCGCCCCAAGTCGGACAAGTAG
- a CDS encoding glycoside hydrolase family 15 protein — MTSKTHTDASGSPSRHHSTPIEDYALLSDLQTGPLVSREGSIDWLCLPRFDSPAVFTSLLGTPDDGRWKLSVRGGMVEERRYVKNTLIVETIWACPTGRAKVTDFLPPSSIQADVIRMVECLEGEVTVTHDLRVRFSYARALPWFSNQVLPSSGEQVLVCKAGPDGLLFRGPRLFSATSEDLEEGESRLLPRLVGDFQLSAGDKLDWSLTWFPSWQEVPEPVAAEAALTLTTDFWQSWIDNLAVDSPWAGLVERSLLVLRALTHSDTGGIVAAPTSSLPEDFGGERNWDYRYTWLRDAALTVEVMASHGFVDGALDWRNWLLRAVAGDVENLQIMYGLGGERELDEKELTHLKGYAGSTPVRVGNGAAGQYQADVVGEVMLALARLRDSGYEEDEFSWGLQKRLLDYQTEHIHVKDHGIWEMRGLPRFFTHGRVMMWAAFNEGIRAVELHGLDGDVESWRFYRDRLAEEILEHGFNEELGTFTQFYGGTTVDASLLQLSHTRFIAADDARMKGTVAAIEQELVDDHGYVYRYRTEGGVDGLQGGESPFLICTFWLIEQYAASGRLEEAEEKMNMVTGVANDLGLLAEEYDPINKRLAGNFPQAFSHLALIRAADAISRARLARGA; from the coding sequence ATGACCTCGAAGACTCACACCGACGCCTCCGGCAGCCCCAGTCGCCACCACTCGACGCCGATCGAGGACTATGCCCTGCTTTCCGACCTCCAGACCGGCCCGCTGGTGTCCCGCGAGGGGTCCATCGACTGGCTGTGCCTGCCGCGCTTCGACTCCCCGGCGGTGTTCACCAGCCTGCTGGGTACCCCGGACGACGGCCGCTGGAAGCTCTCCGTCCGCGGCGGCATGGTCGAGGAACGCCGCTACGTAAAGAACACCCTCATCGTGGAGACAATCTGGGCGTGCCCCACCGGCCGCGCCAAGGTGACGGATTTCCTCCCGCCCTCGTCGATCCAGGCCGACGTCATCCGCATGGTCGAATGCCTCGAGGGCGAGGTCACCGTGACCCACGACCTTCGCGTCCGTTTCAGCTATGCCCGGGCGCTGCCCTGGTTCTCCAACCAGGTCCTGCCGTCCTCCGGCGAGCAGGTGCTCGTGTGCAAGGCGGGACCCGACGGCCTCCTCTTCCGCGGTCCCAGGCTGTTCAGCGCCACCTCCGAGGACCTAGAGGAGGGCGAGTCCAGGCTCCTGCCCCGGTTGGTCGGGGACTTCCAGCTCAGCGCTGGCGACAAGCTCGACTGGTCGCTGACGTGGTTCCCCTCCTGGCAGGAGGTGCCCGAGCCCGTGGCGGCCGAGGCCGCGCTGACGCTGACCACCGACTTCTGGCAGTCGTGGATCGATAACCTCGCGGTGGACTCCCCGTGGGCGGGCCTGGTGGAGCGCTCGCTCCTCGTCCTGCGCGCGCTCACGCACTCGGACACCGGCGGCATCGTGGCCGCGCCCACCTCCTCGCTACCGGAGGACTTCGGCGGCGAGCGCAACTGGGACTATCGCTACACCTGGCTGCGCGACGCCGCGCTCACCGTGGAGGTGATGGCCAGCCACGGCTTCGTGGACGGCGCCCTCGACTGGCGCAACTGGCTGCTGCGCGCCGTCGCCGGCGACGTGGAGAACCTTCAGATCATGTACGGCCTCGGCGGCGAGCGCGAGCTTGACGAGAAGGAGCTCACGCATCTCAAGGGGTACGCCGGTTCGACGCCGGTACGCGTGGGAAACGGGGCGGCGGGCCAGTACCAGGCCGACGTGGTCGGCGAGGTGATGCTGGCGCTGGCGCGGCTGCGCGACAGCGGCTACGAGGAGGACGAGTTCTCCTGGGGCCTGCAAAAGCGCCTGCTCGACTACCAGACCGAGCACATCCACGTGAAGGACCACGGCATCTGGGAGATGCGTGGGCTTCCGCGGTTCTTCACGCACGGCCGCGTCATGATGTGGGCAGCCTTCAACGAGGGCATCCGCGCGGTCGAGCTGCACGGCCTCGACGGGGACGTGGAGAGCTGGCGCTTCTACCGCGATCGGCTCGCCGAGGAGATCCTTGAGCACGGCTTCAACGAGGAGCTCGGCACGTTCACGCAGTTCTACGGCGGTACGACCGTCGACGCCTCGCTCCTCCAGCTCTCGCACACCCGGTTCATCGCCGCCGACGACGCCCGCATGAAAGGTACGGTTGCTGCCATCGAGCAGGAGCTTGTCGACGACCATGGCTACGTGTACCGGTACCGAACGGAAGGCGGCGTGGATGGGCTCCAAGGCGGGGAATCCCCGTTCCTCATCTGCACCTTCTGGCTCATCGAGCAGTACGCCGCCTCCGGCCGCCTCGAGGAAGCCGAGGAGAAGATGAACATGGTCACCGGGGTCGCCAACGACCTCGGCCTGCTCGCCGAGGAATACGACCCGATCAACAAGCGGCTGGCCGGAAACTTCCCCCAGGCCTTCTCCCACCTCGCGCTCATCCGAGCCGCGGATGCGATTTCGCGCGCGCGTCTAGCCCGCGGGGCGTGA
- a CDS encoding heavy-metal-associated domain-containing protein: MTKNYYVEGMTCQHCVASVTEEIEEVAGAQGVDVDLETGRVTVTGEDFTDADIEAAIKEAGYSLKA, from the coding sequence ATGACCAAGAATTACTACGTCGAAGGCATGACCTGCCAGCACTGCGTCGCCTCCGTGACCGAGGAGATCGAAGAGGTCGCGGGCGCGCAGGGCGTCGACGTGGATCTTGAGACCGGTCGGGTCACCGTCACGGGCGAGGATTTCACCGACGCCGACATCGAGGCCGCCATCAAGGAAGCCGGCTACTCGCTCAAGGCATAA
- a CDS encoding GntR family transcriptional regulator: MDEQNAPLFRQIAALIEDLILEGRLAEGQRAPSMNELAEFHRINPATARRGLVLLAGQGILEKRRGVGMFVANSAGDLIRERRHREIAADYVAPLVDEAVKLDLSRADLHELLEKVASSRGLYR; encoded by the coding sequence ATGGACGAGCAAAACGCGCCACTCTTCAGGCAGATCGCTGCCCTCATCGAAGACCTCATCCTCGAGGGGCGGCTGGCCGAGGGGCAGCGGGCGCCCTCCATGAACGAGCTGGCGGAGTTCCATCGAATTAACCCGGCCACCGCCCGTCGGGGGCTGGTGCTGCTGGCGGGGCAGGGGATCTTGGAGAAGAGGCGGGGCGTGGGCATGTTTGTCGCGAACTCCGCCGGAGACCTCATCAGGGAGCGGCGTCATCGCGAGATCGCCGCCGACTACGTGGCGCCCTTGGTGGACGAGGCGGTGAAGCTGGACCTGTCTCGTGCCGACCTGCATGAGCTGCTGGAGAAGGTGGCCTCAAGCCGCGGCCTCTATCGATAG
- a CDS encoding PspA/IM30 family protein yields MANPFSKGWKYLTASLDQKIDENADPLVQIKQATDAAKQQHQQIAQQAASVIGNKNQLEMKLNRLLEEQKTLTEKARQAIQLADKAQADGDAAKATEYGNVAEIYATQLVTAEQQLEETKTLHAQSVQAAAQATEQVKQSEARLTEQLSQIDQLTQQVQQTKMQEASNKALDSMKEFEPDNDVPSLDAVREKIERRYANALGSQELMQSSMGDRLAEIDATGADVKAASRLEEIRASMKKETAALEAKPESDAEAAEATPAETTPAETEDASDEAKAEEASEKKDAE; encoded by the coding sequence ATGGCTAACCCATTTTCCAAAGGCTGGAAGTACCTCACCGCCTCGCTCGACCAGAAGATCGACGAGAACGCCGATCCCCTGGTGCAGATCAAGCAGGCCACCGACGCCGCCAAGCAGCAACACCAGCAGATCGCGCAGCAGGCCGCCTCGGTCATCGGCAACAAGAACCAGCTCGAGATGAAGCTCAACCGCCTCCTCGAGGAGCAGAAGACGCTGACGGAGAAGGCGCGCCAGGCGATCCAGCTCGCCGACAAGGCCCAGGCAGACGGCGACGCGGCGAAGGCCACCGAGTACGGAAACGTCGCGGAGATCTACGCCACCCAGCTGGTCACCGCCGAGCAGCAGCTCGAGGAGACCAAGACGCTGCACGCACAGTCCGTGCAGGCCGCGGCGCAGGCGACCGAGCAGGTCAAGCAGTCCGAGGCGCGGCTGACCGAGCAGCTTTCCCAGATCGACCAGCTCACCCAGCAGGTGCAGCAGACCAAGATGCAGGAGGCGAGCAACAAGGCGCTCGACTCGATGAAGGAATTCGAGCCGGACAACGACGTCCCCTCCCTCGACGCCGTGCGCGAGAAGATCGAGCGCCGCTACGCGAACGCGCTCGGTTCCCAGGAGCTCATGCAGTCGAGCATGGGGGATCGCCTCGCCGAGATCGATGCCACGGGTGCCGACGTCAAGGCCGCGAGCCGGCTGGAGGAGATCCGCGCGTCCATGAAGAAGGAGACCGCGGCGCTCGAGGCCAAGCCGGAGTCGGACGCCGAGGCGGCGGAGGCCACCCCGGCCGAGACCACCCCGGCGGAAACCGAGGACGCCTCGGATGAAGCCAAGGCCGAAGAGGCGTCTGAGAAGAAGGACGCGGAGTAG
- the trxA gene encoding thioredoxin — protein MATIDVTEDTFEATVTQDGIVLVDAWASWCGPCRAFGPTYEKASEKHTDATFTKLDTEANQGLAAALQIQSIPTLMVFRDGILVYREAGALPPAALEDLITQVKALDMEDVKRQIAEQNSGNA, from the coding sequence GTGGCAACCATCGATGTAACGGAAGACACATTTGAGGCTACCGTGACCCAGGACGGCATCGTCCTCGTGGACGCGTGGGCATCCTGGTGCGGCCCGTGCCGCGCGTTCGGCCCCACCTATGAGAAGGCCTCCGAGAAGCACACCGATGCGACCTTCACCAAGCTCGACACCGAGGCCAACCAGGGCCTGGCCGCCGCGCTGCAGATCCAGTCCATCCCCACCCTCATGGTCTTCCGCGACGGGATCCTCGTCTACCGCGAGGCCGGCGCGCTGCCGCCCGCGGCGCTCGAGGACCTGATCACCCAGGTCAAGGCCCTGGACATGGAGGACGTGAAGCGTCAGATCGCCGAGCAGAACTCCGGCAACGCCTAA
- a CDS encoding pseudouridine synthase yields MTAPTPWLKNSTRGFTIALISMDNRVIHIPRGHAPLPIKNGLNPTRARVPEEFAGRPAFDFLWHLISTQRRRNPADTVEAARERFTQGQVVASRGQRGTVLSQSTLLSLDDDLWFYRMPTEEAPIPFSCEIIHEDDRLLVVDKPPFLATMPRGKHITQTATVQMRRSTGIEDLAPAHRLDRLTSGVLVFTKERKYRGAYQTLFAERKAQKTYEAVAAYDYSIEPGTVWRHRIEKIPGVMQAEIIEGQANSETLLAEIKPLPQERSERLAARYGVDAELATYVLKPATGKTHQLRVHMFAAGVPILGDPTYPCLLPETEESFAHPMHLTARQLEFVDPITGEAQRFESTRVL; encoded by the coding sequence ATCACCGCGCCGACGCCCTGGCTAAAGAATTCGACAAGGGGGTTCACGATAGCATTAATATCCATGGACAACAGGGTAATACATATCCCCCGCGGGCACGCACCTCTCCCCATCAAAAACGGGTTGAACCCTACCCGCGCCCGCGTCCCCGAGGAATTCGCCGGCCGACCGGCCTTCGATTTCCTGTGGCATCTCATCTCCACTCAACGCCGGCGCAACCCCGCTGACACCGTTGAAGCAGCCCGCGAGCGCTTCACCCAGGGGCAGGTCGTTGCCTCACGCGGTCAACGCGGCACCGTCCTCTCGCAGTCCACGTTGCTTTCGCTTGACGACGACCTATGGTTCTATCGCATGCCGACGGAGGAAGCCCCCATCCCCTTTAGCTGCGAGATCATCCACGAGGATGACAGGCTGCTCGTCGTGGACAAGCCGCCCTTCCTCGCCACGATGCCCAGGGGCAAGCACATCACGCAGACCGCCACGGTGCAGATGCGCCGGTCCACGGGCATCGAGGACCTCGCCCCAGCCCACCGGCTCGACCGGCTGACCTCCGGTGTCTTGGTGTTCACGAAGGAGCGGAAGTACCGCGGCGCTTACCAAACGCTGTTCGCCGAGCGAAAAGCACAGAAGACCTACGAGGCGGTCGCGGCATACGATTACTCGATCGAGCCGGGGACCGTCTGGCGACACAGGATCGAGAAGATCCCAGGAGTCATGCAGGCCGAGATCATCGAGGGGCAGGCAAACTCCGAGACCCTCCTCGCGGAAATCAAGCCCCTTCCCCAGGAACGCAGCGAACGGCTAGCGGCCCGCTACGGAGTGGACGCGGAGCTTGCCACATACGTTTTGAAACCCGCCACGGGCAAGACCCACCAGCTGCGGGTGCACATGTTCGCCGCCGGCGTCCCCATCCTCGGTGACCCCACCTACCCGTGCCTGCTGCCGGAAACCGAGGAGTCGTTCGCTCACCCCATGCACCTCACGGCCCGCCAGCTCGAGTTCGTCGATCCCATTACAGGCGAAGCGCAGAGGTTCGAGAGTACGCGAGTGCTCTAG
- the rplI gene encoding 50S ribosomal protein L9, whose amino-acid sequence MKLILTADVDNLGVAGDIVEVKDGYGRNLLLPRGLAIVATRGAEKQIEGIKRAQEARAIRDFDHAQEVKAAVEALEGVSVAVRTSEKGKLFGSVSAEDIVAAVKKAGGPSLDKRSIELPKGLVKSTGNYTVNVKLHSDIAAKVNFEVVAA is encoded by the coding sequence ATGAAGCTGATCCTCACCGCCGACGTTGACAACCTCGGTGTCGCTGGCGACATCGTCGAGGTCAAGGACGGCTACGGACGTAACCTCCTGCTTCCTCGCGGCCTGGCCATCGTGGCCACCCGTGGTGCCGAGAAGCAGATCGAGGGCATCAAGCGTGCTCAGGAAGCTCGCGCAATCCGCGACTTCGACCACGCACAAGAGGTTAAGGCTGCAGTTGAGGCACTCGAGGGTGTCTCCGTCGCAGTTCGCACCTCCGAGAAGGGCAAGCTCTTCGGCTCCGTTTCCGCCGAGGACATCGTGGCAGCAGTGAAGAAGGCTGGCGGCCCGTCCCTGGACAAGCGTTCCATCGAGCTTCCAAAGGGCTTGGTTAAGTCCACTGGAAACTACACCGTGAACGTGAAGCTGCACTCCGACATCGCAGCTAAGGTGAACTTTGAGGTTGTTGCTGCCTAA